Proteins encoded within one genomic window of Gloeobacter kilaueensis JS1:
- a CDS encoding Uma2 family endonuclease codes for MNAFKPGSPLPLANPLLPTMYDLPSENPKEPGLPDQFHDWQPQLLTQTFMPPTVPIEQVLTAADLNIYYDPNNPKYYKRPDWFAVVSVPRFVEGGRLSYVRWQEGRSPLVVVELLSPNTIEEDQGLTLRGQQPPSKWEVYEQLLQVPYYVLFNRVDDMLQIFRLEAGLYREQSESRLWIEELQIGLGMWRGRFADWERQWLRWYDSEGRWIPSDPERAELAEQRAREAEQWAEALAQKLKEAGIDPDSL; via the coding sequence ATGAATGCCTTCAAGCCAGGATCCCCGCTGCCGCTGGCAAACCCGCTTTTGCCCACGATGTACGATTTACCAAGCGAGAACCCCAAGGAACCTGGTTTGCCCGACCAGTTCCACGACTGGCAGCCCCAACTGCTCACTCAAACCTTCATGCCCCCAACTGTGCCCATCGAGCAGGTGCTTACCGCCGCCGATTTGAATATCTACTACGATCCGAACAATCCCAAGTACTACAAGCGCCCGGACTGGTTTGCAGTGGTGAGTGTCCCCCGCTTCGTCGAGGGCGGCAGGCTCAGCTATGTGCGCTGGCAGGAAGGGCGCTCGCCCCTCGTCGTCGTCGAACTGCTTTCCCCCAACACGATCGAAGAAGACCAGGGGCTGACGCTGCGCGGCCAGCAACCGCCCTCGAAGTGGGAAGTGTACGAGCAGCTATTGCAGGTGCCCTACTACGTGCTCTTCAACCGGGTAGACGACATGCTGCAGATATTTCGTCTGGAAGCGGGGCTTTATAGAGAGCAGTCCGAGAGTCGTCTGTGGATAGAGGAACTGCAGATCGGTCTGGGAATGTGGAGGGGAAGGTTTGCCGACTGGGAGCGGCAGTGGTTGCGGTGGTACGACAGTGAAGGGCGGTGGATTCCTTCTGATCCGGAACGAGCCGAACTGGCAGAGCAACGCGCTAGAGAAGCTGAACAGTGGGCCGAAGCTCTCGCACAGAAGCTCAAGGA
- the pip gene encoding prolyl aminopeptidase — MRELFAAIEPYDQGFLKVSGLHTIYYQQSGNPNGRPVVFLHGGPGGGIDPSYRQYFDPQKWRVVLFDQRGCGRSTPHAELRENTTWDLVNDIEKLRTHLGIESWVVFGGSWGSTLSLAYSQSYPQVCKGLILRGIFLLRQWELLWFYQQGASRIFPDAWEEFVAPIPPAERHDMIGAYYRRLTSDDTQVSTEAARAWSLWEAATSKLLPNPDLIRRFGEVKFSTAFARIECHYFVNKGFLDYEEQLLKNVEIIRHLPAAIVQGRYDIVCPMETAWELSRAWPEAEFVIVDDAGHSMSEPGIRSALIDATEAFAKL; from the coding sequence ATGCGCGAACTGTTTGCTGCGATTGAGCCCTACGACCAGGGGTTTTTGAAGGTTTCAGGACTTCATACGATCTACTACCAGCAGTCGGGCAACCCCAACGGCAGGCCAGTGGTCTTTCTGCACGGCGGACCAGGGGGCGGCATCGACCCCAGCTACCGCCAGTACTTCGATCCGCAGAAGTGGCGGGTAGTGCTCTTCGACCAGCGCGGCTGCGGACGGAGCACGCCCCACGCCGAGTTGCGCGAGAACACCACCTGGGATCTGGTGAACGACATCGAAAAGTTGCGCACCCACCTGGGGATCGAGAGCTGGGTAGTCTTTGGCGGCAGCTGGGGGAGCACCCTCTCGCTCGCCTACAGCCAGAGCTACCCGCAGGTGTGCAAGGGGCTTATTTTGCGGGGCATTTTTTTACTCAGGCAGTGGGAGCTGCTCTGGTTCTACCAGCAGGGAGCGAGCCGCATCTTTCCGGACGCCTGGGAAGAATTTGTAGCCCCGATTCCACCCGCCGAGCGGCACGACATGATCGGAGCGTACTACCGGCGGCTCACCAGCGACGATACCCAGGTGAGTACCGAGGCCGCCCGCGCCTGGTCACTGTGGGAGGCAGCCACCAGTAAACTGCTGCCGAACCCGGATCTGATTCGCCGCTTCGGTGAGGTGAAGTTCTCGACAGCTTTTGCCCGCATCGAGTGCCACTACTTCGTCAACAAGGGCTTTCTCGACTACGAGGAACAGTTGCTTAAAAACGTCGAGATCATCCGTCACCTGCCGGCGGCAATCGTCCAGGGCCGCTACGATATCGTCTGCCCGATGGAGACGGCCTGGGAACTCTCCCGCGCCTGGCCGGAGGCAGAATTTGTGATCGTCGATGACGCCGGGCACTCGATGAGCGAACCGGGTATCCGCTCAGCGCTCATCGACGCAACCGAGGCGTTTGCGAAACTGTGA
- a CDS encoding DNA polymerase III subunit delta' (catalyzes the DNA-template-directed extension of the 3'-end of a DNA strand; the delta' subunit seems to interact with the gamma subunit to transfer the beta subunit on the DNA) produces the protein MNAAVRGQPLAMTLLERALATGRIAPAYLFSGPQGVGRALAARAFAAALLESPVGRIERGNHPDLLWMEPTYKKGDRLLTRAEAIADGALPRSLPQVRLEQIRAITIFLGRPPVERTRQVIVIDGAEAMGEAAANALLKTLEEPGAGVFVLIAQSGARLLPTVRSRCQKIPFYCLGADLVAEILAAHRATVSAEVLAMAQGSPGRALELVAWLESVPAELLAEVRQWAKQPVDLRTALGLARRIDGQLALEVQIPLVDYLEHLVWNSGSFDSTARLEQLEALRGQLTGYVSPRLAWEVALAGLKR, from the coding sequence GTGAACGCGGCGGTGCGCGGCCAGCCCCTGGCGATGACGCTCCTGGAGCGCGCTCTTGCCACTGGCCGGATTGCCCCGGCGTATCTATTCAGTGGGCCGCAGGGCGTCGGTCGGGCTCTTGCCGCCCGCGCCTTTGCCGCTGCCCTGCTTGAAAGTCCGGTGGGCCGGATCGAGCGGGGCAATCACCCGGACCTGCTCTGGATGGAGCCGACTTACAAAAAAGGCGATCGCCTACTCACCCGCGCTGAGGCGATAGCCGACGGTGCGCTGCCGCGCAGTCTGCCGCAGGTGCGCCTGGAGCAAATTCGGGCGATCACGATTTTTCTGGGCCGACCGCCGGTAGAAAGAACCCGGCAGGTGATCGTCATCGACGGAGCGGAGGCAATGGGCGAGGCAGCGGCAAATGCGCTCTTAAAGACGCTCGAAGAACCGGGGGCAGGCGTGTTCGTCCTGATCGCCCAGAGTGGTGCCCGATTGCTGCCCACCGTCCGCTCGCGCTGCCAGAAGATTCCTTTTTATTGCCTGGGGGCAGATCTGGTGGCGGAGATTCTGGCGGCTCACCGGGCAACCGTCAGCGCCGAAGTGCTGGCGATGGCCCAGGGCAGCCCCGGACGCGCCCTCGAACTGGTGGCCTGGCTGGAATCGGTTCCGGCGGAATTGCTCGCTGAGGTGCGCCAGTGGGCAAAGCAACCTGTCGATCTGCGCACCGCCCTCGGCCTCGCCCGGCGCATCGATGGCCAGCTTGCCCTCGAAGTGCAGATTCCGCTGGTCGATTATCTTGAACACCTGGTCTGGAACAGTGGGAGCTTCGACAGCACCGCCCGCCTCGAACAACTGGAGGCGCTGCGCGGCCAGCTTACCGGCTACGTCTCGCCGCGTCTGGCCTGGGAAGTTGCCCTGGCCGGTCTCAAGCGTTGA
- a CDS encoding alpha-amylase family glycosyl hydrolase produces MVTEKKLSKPSESESKPLAGSPKKRKTAKLRFQLLAPYNEKASLVGSFSNWEPIEMKRGKKGFFYIDVALPDGEYEYKFQTVSKSFFAEGQTVTFADPYARQVDEKNRENGIIRIKNGERITDEYTWKHDDVPLTADDRLIIYEMHVSAFGGNGYQEAIGRLDYLVDLGVNCVQLMPVTEYPGEHYWGYNPRYAFAPESSYGKPEDLKAFIDACHARGIRVILDIVLNHSESESPLTRIDFTYWFYQPGTEPDEPGNVWGPKYNLEFYDKKFKRNPAREFLYELVEYWVREYHIDGYRIDAARQIKYFDFLAEVARRSKETAGVKPFYIVAEHIPENPAITGADGPADGAYHETYYWMIDDLMVRNMFSTDQIIDSINPLHHGYPGPSNAVNFYENHDKPRLLQRLRDAGINEEGSFKRLECAAALLMTSVGLPMLYQGQAMAQAYPQDEQVHPVEWELLEQQRHQALHERYKGLIALRRENHALWTNHIDFFHIDEEARVLAYVRYNDEGARVAVVAHLGDGFLGNYQVPCFPVDGHWHEWTRNYAVEVDGGILNVELSDWDVHVFRFEGQG; encoded by the coding sequence ATGGTCACTGAAAAGAAACTTTCTAAACCGTCCGAATCAGAGAGCAAGCCTCTTGCAGGTTCACCCAAAAAACGCAAGACAGCCAAGCTCCGCTTTCAACTGCTCGCTCCTTACAACGAAAAAGCGAGCTTGGTCGGCTCATTTTCTAACTGGGAACCGATCGAGATGAAGCGGGGCAAGAAAGGCTTTTTCTACATCGATGTGGCCCTTCCTGACGGCGAATACGAATACAAGTTCCAGACAGTATCCAAGAGTTTCTTCGCCGAAGGCCAGACGGTGACCTTTGCGGACCCCTACGCCCGCCAGGTGGACGAAAAGAACCGCGAGAACGGCATCATCCGTATCAAAAATGGCGAGCGGATCACCGACGAATACACCTGGAAGCACGACGATGTGCCCCTGACAGCGGACGACCGGTTGATTATCTACGAGATGCACGTCAGCGCCTTTGGCGGCAACGGCTACCAGGAGGCGATTGGCAGGCTCGATTATCTGGTCGATCTGGGCGTCAACTGCGTACAGCTGATGCCGGTCACCGAGTATCCGGGCGAGCACTACTGGGGCTACAATCCGCGCTATGCCTTTGCTCCCGAGTCCTCCTACGGCAAACCGGAAGATCTCAAGGCGTTTATCGACGCGTGCCACGCTCGCGGCATCCGGGTAATTCTCGACATCGTCCTCAACCACTCCGAATCGGAGAGCCCCCTTACCCGCATCGACTTTACCTACTGGTTCTACCAGCCCGGCACCGAGCCGGACGAGCCGGGCAACGTCTGGGGACCGAAGTACAACCTCGAATTTTACGACAAAAAGTTCAAGCGCAACCCGGCCCGCGAATTTCTCTACGAACTGGTCGAATACTGGGTGCGGGAGTACCACATCGACGGCTACCGCATCGACGCGGCCCGGCAGATCAAGTACTTCGACTTTTTAGCCGAAGTGGCGCGGCGCTCCAAAGAAACCGCCGGGGTCAAGCCGTTTTATATCGTCGCCGAGCACATCCCCGAAAACCCGGCGATTACCGGCGCGGACGGCCCGGCGGACGGTGCCTACCACGAGACCTACTACTGGATGATCGACGATCTGATGGTGCGGAACATGTTCAGCACCGACCAGATCATCGACTCGATCAACCCCCTGCACCACGGCTATCCGGGACCGAGCAACGCCGTCAACTTTTACGAAAACCACGACAAGCCGCGCCTGTTACAGCGGTTGCGCGACGCTGGGATCAACGAAGAAGGCAGCTTCAAGCGCCTCGAATGTGCGGCGGCGCTGCTGATGACCTCGGTGGGCCTCCCGATGCTCTACCAGGGCCAGGCGATGGCCCAGGCGTATCCCCAGGACGAGCAGGTCCACCCGGTCGAGTGGGAGCTGCTGGAGCAGCAGCGCCACCAGGCTCTGCACGAGCGCTACAAGGGCCTCATCGCCCTGCGGCGCGAAAACCACGCCCTCTGGACCAACCACATCGACTTTTTCCACATCGACGAAGAAGCGCGGGTGCTCGCCTACGTGCGCTACAACGACGAGGGGGCGCGGGTGGCAGTCGTCGCCCACCTCGGAGACGGCTTCCTCGGCAACTACCAGGTGCCCTGCTTTCCGGTGGATGGCCACTGGCACGAGTGGACGCGCAACTACGCTGTCGAGGTCGATGGCGGCATCCTCAACGTCGAGCTGAGCGACTGGGACGTGCATGTCTTCCGCTTCGAGGGCCAGGGCTAG
- the add gene encoding adenosine deaminase produces the protein MSLRERIEQMPKAELHVHLEGATDALTVWQMAGRNGVALPARSLEEWREFYRFRSFGHFIEVYRTAAGTMQTLADWALMVERFLDEQARQNIRYSEVFISCSFQADKLPIDQWLHTLEAAAAAGEKKHGIRMRLIADIARELPQTASWVLEFASKGKQTGLVVGLGLGGPEGGHPPERFAKVYAEARRRGLRVVAHAGETVGPESIRGALSALAVERVGHAIRCLEDPQLMDQLRAEQIPLEVCPTSNYRLGVVDAGTAHPLRQMVDAGLYCTLNSDDPAMFGTDLTSEYLLLAEQGFSWEELWQLNCNTLQATFLDASEKNILKKQWDGFGGWVETSPQRLQDDN, from the coding sequence ATGTCACTGCGGGAGCGGATCGAGCAGATGCCCAAGGCCGAATTGCACGTTCACCTCGAAGGGGCCACCGACGCTCTGACCGTCTGGCAGATGGCCGGGCGCAATGGGGTTGCTCTGCCGGCCCGCTCCCTTGAGGAGTGGCGCGAGTTCTATCGCTTTCGCAGCTTTGGACACTTTATCGAGGTCTACAGGACGGCAGCCGGGACGATGCAGACGCTGGCGGACTGGGCACTGATGGTCGAACGGTTTTTAGACGAGCAGGCGCGGCAGAACATCCGCTACAGCGAGGTTTTCATTTCCTGCTCGTTTCAAGCTGACAAACTGCCGATCGACCAATGGCTGCACACCCTGGAGGCAGCGGCTGCCGCCGGTGAAAAAAAACACGGTATCCGGATGCGCCTGATCGCCGACATTGCCCGTGAGCTACCCCAGACCGCTTCCTGGGTGCTGGAATTCGCCTCCAAAGGAAAGCAAACTGGCCTCGTCGTCGGCCTCGGGTTGGGCGGGCCGGAGGGGGGTCATCCCCCCGAGCGCTTTGCCAAAGTGTACGCCGAGGCGCGACGGCGAGGATTACGCGTGGTTGCCCATGCCGGGGAGACAGTCGGCCCAGAAAGTATCCGTGGAGCGCTCAGCGCCCTGGCAGTCGAGCGCGTCGGGCACGCAATCCGTTGCCTGGAAGATCCGCAGTTGATGGACCAATTGCGAGCAGAGCAGATTCCTCTAGAAGTGTGCCCGACCAGCAACTATCGGCTGGGGGTAGTGGACGCCGGTACTGCCCATCCCCTGCGTCAGATGGTGGACGCTGGCCTGTACTGCACGCTCAATTCCGACGATCCAGCCATGTTTGGAACCGATCTCACCTCGGAGTACCTGCTCCTCGCAGAGCAGGGTTTTAGCTGGGAAGAACTCTGGCAGCTCAACTGCAACACACTGCAGGCCACTTTTTTGGACGCGTCGGAGAAGAACATTCTCAAAAAACAGTGGGACGGCTTTGGAGGCTGGGTGGAGACCAGCCCCCAGAGACTTCAGGACGACAATTAG
- a CDS encoding ChaB family protein has protein sequence MVQSLESQKPVYTGEVEKAVTAVFKDQQQVDQAVRRLLDSGIDRKDISIVGRNFQSNTRVSGFLTRGDVIRGGLVNGAIYGALFGSALSLLTGIGVLFVPFVGAVVAAGPIGAALLGAAGGAIAGSAGGGLASVLATIGMSQDKINTYQTRLEAGEFVVVAEGYAAQIDQIESILREAGGEEITVADQTLPREKPGSFSGPEELAPHVREHLSPAAQKTYIDAYNADHSASGSDEQADAAAWEAVRKAYTLQQDGTWA, from the coding sequence ATGGTACAGAGTCTGGAGTCGCAGAAACCGGTCTACACCGGTGAAGTCGAAAAGGCCGTGACCGCCGTCTTCAAAGACCAGCAACAGGTCGATCAGGCCGTTCGTCGCCTGCTCGATAGCGGCATCGACCGCAAGGACATCTCGATTGTCGGACGCAACTTTCAAAGCAATACCCGCGTCTCCGGTTTTCTCACCCGTGGCGATGTGATTCGCGGCGGCCTGGTCAACGGGGCGATCTACGGGGCGCTATTTGGTTCGGCCCTCTCGCTTCTCACCGGTATCGGCGTGCTGTTTGTGCCCTTTGTCGGGGCGGTGGTGGCAGCAGGACCGATCGGGGCGGCGTTGCTTGGGGCCGCCGGGGGTGCGATTGCCGGTTCTGCGGGCGGTGGACTTGCCTCGGTGCTCGCCACGATCGGCATGAGCCAGGACAAGATCAATACCTACCAGACGCGCCTTGAGGCGGGCGAATTCGTCGTCGTCGCCGAAGGGTACGCAGCCCAGATCGACCAGATCGAGAGCATCCTGCGCGAGGCAGGGGGCGAGGAGATTACCGTCGCCGATCAGACCCTGCCCCGCGAAAAACCCGGCAGCTTCAGTGGCCCCGAAGAACTTGCTCCCCACGTGCGCGAGCACCTCTCCCCGGCGGCCCAAAAGACCTACATCGACGCCTACAACGCCGACCATAGCGCTTCTGGCAGCGACGAGCAGGCGGACGCCGCTGCCTGGGAGGCGGTGCGCAAGGCTTACACCCTCCAGCAAGACGGCACCTGGGCGTAG
- a CDS encoding alpha/beta fold hydrolase: MAIPHRLLCVLSLLIGLYLAPVAAARPTVHRAGEPPTSDPGGIRVGSLQLLPCRDAPAYCGNLVRPLDSAAQVAGTIAIHFEYYPRRQRSEPALGTIVAVEGGPGYPSTGSRGGYLGLFGPLLDHRDLLLVDNRGTGHSQVIDCEPLQTQDVQTQKNLALCGASLGQTSDLYGSGAAADDLAAVLDALAVGTIDLYGDSYGTFFSQTFAARHPDRLRSVVLDSAYPVIGESPWYVEDAPAMRNAFNVVCQRSPHCAALGGSSIARIERLLDAIRLAPIAGTAFDGDGQLRHVQVDPGSLAYLMFANATSRVVYRELDAAARAYLDRNDSAPILRLVAENRLVGDARDPSAEARYYSRGLFAAVSCSDYPQLYDMTAPPSVRHQQRDAAFALQQQSDPTVYAPFTIREFNRQPLDYSVLDLCLNWPVPSEAHPPAQPVPPGARFTPAPVLELSGELDSLTAPADGLAAANLFENGQQVLVANSFHVTAVGDLDNCASKLVRNFVANLDPGDTSCAAQIAEVRTVPDFVTAVAQVQPASALPGNRATAADRRIAAAAVLAAGDAFSRWWVNLSGSGVGLRGGSFRYGLAQRHLYRFWLDNLRWVDDEAVSGSLDWNFATGQITAHLSVLTPAGASGTIDVSWQDRQPQAQASLSGTIAGRTLQATMPAP, from the coding sequence GTGGCTATTCCCCATCGCCTGCTGTGCGTGCTTTCGCTGCTCATCGGCCTGTATCTCGCTCCGGTGGCAGCGGCAAGGCCGACGGTCCATCGGGCGGGCGAACCGCCCACGTCGGACCCTGGCGGCATCCGGGTCGGATCGCTGCAACTGCTGCCCTGCCGGGACGCCCCGGCCTACTGCGGCAACCTTGTACGGCCCCTCGATTCGGCAGCTCAGGTAGCGGGCACCATCGCCATTCACTTCGAGTACTACCCCCGGCGGCAGAGGTCAGAGCCTGCCCTCGGAACGATCGTGGCGGTGGAGGGCGGACCTGGCTATCCTTCGACCGGCAGCCGGGGCGGCTATCTTGGCCTTTTTGGGCCATTGCTCGACCACCGCGACCTGCTGCTGGTCGATAATCGCGGCACCGGCCATTCGCAGGTGATCGACTGCGAACCGCTGCAGACCCAGGATGTGCAGACGCAAAAGAATCTGGCACTGTGCGGCGCATCGCTGGGCCAGACTTCGGACCTCTATGGCAGCGGAGCGGCAGCCGACGATCTAGCAGCGGTGCTCGACGCTCTCGCTGTCGGGACGATCGACCTGTACGGCGATTCCTACGGCACCTTCTTCAGCCAGACCTTCGCCGCCCGTCACCCCGATCGGCTGCGCTCCGTCGTGCTCGATAGCGCCTACCCGGTCATCGGCGAATCGCCCTGGTACGTCGAGGACGCCCCGGCGATGCGCAACGCCTTCAACGTCGTCTGTCAGCGCTCGCCCCACTGTGCAGCGCTGGGCGGCAGTTCGATCGCCCGGATCGAGCGGCTATTAGATGCGATTCGCCTCGCCCCGATCGCCGGTACGGCTTTTGACGGCGACGGCCAGTTGCGGCACGTCCAGGTCGATCCGGGCAGTCTCGCCTACTTGATGTTCGCCAACGCCACCAGCCGGGTCGTCTACCGCGAACTCGACGCTGCTGCCCGCGCCTACCTCGATCGCAACGACAGCGCTCCCATCCTGCGACTGGTGGCGGAGAACCGGCTGGTGGGCGACGCGCGCGATCCGTCCGCCGAGGCGCGCTACTACAGCCGGGGGCTTTTTGCGGCGGTGAGCTGCAGCGACTACCCGCAGCTCTACGATATGACCGCGCCGCCATCGGTGCGCCACCAGCAGCGCGATGCGGCCTTTGCCCTCCAGCAGCAGAGCGATCCAACGGTGTACGCGCCGTTTACGATCCGCGAATTCAACCGCCAGCCCCTCGACTACAGCGTGCTGGATCTGTGCTTGAACTGGCCGGTGCCCTCCGAAGCCCACCCGCCCGCCCAACCGGTGCCGCCGGGAGCCCGCTTCACCCCGGCCCCGGTGCTCGAACTGTCGGGCGAACTCGACTCGCTCACCGCTCCGGCGGATGGGCTGGCGGCGGCGAACCTGTTTGAGAATGGTCAGCAGGTACTGGTGGCCAACAGCTTTCATGTGACGGCGGTGGGCGATCTGGACAATTGCGCTTCAAAGCTCGTGCGCAACTTTGTCGCCAACCTCGATCCGGGCGATACCAGTTGCGCTGCTCAAATCGCCGAGGTGCGGACGGTCCCTGATTTTGTAACTGCCGTCGCCCAGGTGCAACCGGCAAGCGCCCTGCCGGGCAACCGGGCAACTGCAGCGGACCGGCGCATCGCCGCTGCCGCCGTCCTTGCTGCCGGAGATGCCTTCAGCCGCTGGTGGGTCAATTTGAGCGGTTCCGGGGTGGGCCTGCGGGGCGGCAGCTTTCGCTACGGGCTCGCCCAGCGCCATCTCTATCGCTTCTGGCTCGACAACCTGCGCTGGGTAGACGATGAAGCGGTCTCGGGCAGCCTCGACTGGAACTTTGCCACCGGCCAGATCACGGCCCACCTGAGCGTACTGACTCCAGCAGGCGCGTCCGGTACGATCGATGTTTCCTGGCAGGACCGCCAACCCCAGGCCCAGGCCAGCCTGAGCGGTACGATCGCCGGTCGAACACTGCAGGCGACGATGCCCGCGCCTTGA
- a CDS encoding YnfA family protein, protein MQLVQSLLYFLLAGLCEIGGGYLVWQWLREGRPFWWGVIGALVLVFYGVVPTLQPVSAGFGRVYAAYGGVFIFLSLLWGWQIDKNPPDRYDLIGAAIALAGAGVIIYWPRG, encoded by the coding sequence GTGCAACTGGTGCAGTCGCTGCTGTATTTTTTGCTGGCGGGTCTATGCGAGATCGGCGGCGGCTACCTGGTCTGGCAGTGGCTGCGGGAGGGCCGGCCCTTCTGGTGGGGAGTAATCGGAGCGCTGGTGCTGGTGTTCTACGGCGTCGTGCCGACCCTGCAGCCGGTATCAGCTGGTTTTGGCCGGGTGTACGCTGCCTACGGCGGTGTGTTTATTTTTTTGAGCCTGCTTTGGGGCTGGCAGATTGATAAGAACCCCCCCGACCGCTACGACCTCATCGGCGCGGCGATCGCCCTGGCGGGGGCGGGGGTGATCATCTACTGGCCACGGGGCTAA
- a CDS encoding carotenoid oxygenase family protein: MAVKQLEQRPWAGAIARPGQEFALTPLEIVAGKLPTGLRGSLYRNGPSRLGRGGERVGHWFDGDGAILAVHFAAGTAQATYRYVQTAGYRQEEKAGRYLFGNYGMTAPGAIWERWGKPFKNAANTSVLALPDRLLALWEAGLPHSLDLDTLETHGLDDLGALKSDPYSAHPKCDPDTGEIFNFGVGLGLNSTLHLYKSDARGRVRQRASIALEGIPLVHDFALAGDYLVFCVPPVRINPLPVVLGLASYSAAMEWQPEKGTGLYIVDRRSLKLVSRSQLPPFFQWHFANGFVGKTGELVVDLCRYEDFRSNRFLQEFATGSTHTASPAALWRLRLEVATGRLLESEVLVDRSCEFPTLDPTATGRSARCLYLNLLRRESDIGSEHFRSIGRFDYATGQLTEADLGEHRYPSEPIYAADAQQPDQGWVLTVIYDAQADASEVWIFDAAALDAPPVCRLALPAVIPHGFHGTWRAGLSPVASR; this comes from the coding sequence ATGGCTGTCAAGCAGCTCGAACAGCGGCCCTGGGCGGGGGCGATCGCCCGACCGGGGCAGGAGTTTGCCCTCACCCCGCTTGAAATTGTCGCAGGCAAGTTGCCCACGGGCCTGCGCGGCTCGCTCTACCGCAACGGGCCGAGCCGCCTCGGGCGGGGCGGCGAGCGCGTCGGGCACTGGTTCGACGGCGACGGGGCGATTCTTGCTGTTCACTTTGCCGCAGGTACCGCCCAGGCCACCTACCGCTACGTCCAGACGGCGGGCTACCGGCAGGAAGAAAAAGCGGGCCGCTACCTCTTTGGCAACTACGGCATGACTGCCCCCGGAGCAATCTGGGAGCGCTGGGGCAAGCCGTTCAAAAATGCCGCCAATACGAGCGTCCTCGCCCTACCCGACCGCCTGCTCGCCCTCTGGGAAGCCGGCCTCCCCCACAGCCTGGATCTGGACACCCTCGAAACCCACGGCCTCGATGACCTGGGCGCACTGAAATCCGACCCGTACTCGGCCCATCCCAAGTGCGACCCGGACACCGGAGAGATTTTTAACTTTGGCGTTGGCCTGGGCCTCAACTCTACCCTCCACCTGTATAAAAGCGACGCGAGGGGCCGGGTCCGGCAAAGGGCGAGCATCGCCTTAGAAGGCATTCCCCTTGTTCACGACTTTGCCCTGGCGGGAGATTATCTGGTCTTCTGCGTGCCGCCGGTGCGCATCAATCCATTGCCGGTGGTGCTGGGTCTCGCGAGCTACAGCGCAGCAATGGAATGGCAGCCCGAAAAAGGCACGGGCCTCTACATCGTCGATCGCCGGAGTCTCAAACTGGTGAGCCGTTCCCAACTGCCGCCCTTTTTTCAGTGGCACTTTGCCAACGGTTTTGTCGGCAAAACCGGAGAACTGGTGGTCGATCTGTGCCGCTACGAGGACTTTCGCTCGAACCGCTTCTTGCAAGAATTTGCCACCGGCTCGACCCACACCGCTTCTCCCGCTGCGCTCTGGCGGCTGCGCCTCGAAGTGGCCACAGGCCGCCTGCTGGAGAGCGAAGTGCTCGTCGATCGCAGCTGCGAGTTTCCGACGCTCGATCCGACCGCTACCGGCAGGTCCGCCCGCTGTCTTTACTTGAACTTGCTGCGCCGGGAGAGCGACATCGGCAGCGAGCACTTTCGGTCGATTGGTCGCTTCGATTACGCCACAGGCCAGCTCACCGAGGCCGATCTGGGAGAACACCGCTACCCTTCTGAACCGATTTACGCGGCAGATGCCCAGCAACCTGACCAGGGCTGGGTGCTCACGGTGATCTACGACGCCCAAGCTGACGCAAGCGAAGTCTGGATCTTTGACGCGGCGGCCCTGGACGCGCCGCCCGTCTGTCGCCTCGCTCTGCCTGCGGTCATCCCCCACGGCTTTCATGGCACCTGGCGGGCCGGACTTAGCCCCGTGGCCAGTAGATGA